One Loxodonta africana isolate mLoxAfr1 chromosome 8, mLoxAfr1.hap2, whole genome shotgun sequence DNA window includes the following coding sequences:
- the CLCN1 gene encoding chloride channel protein 1 gives MEQRGSQRVGSEQTWWGSAPQYQYMPFEHCTSYGLPSESGGLQHRLRRDASPHPNAHPTQIYGHHKGHFSEKELDVGGPQWTGSSTTVDSKDEDHYSKCQDCFHSLGHVVRRKLGEDWIFLVLLGLLMALVSWSMDYVSAKSLQAYKWTYYQMQPSLPLQFLAWVTFPLVLILFSALFCHLISPQAVGSGIPEMKTILRGVVLKEYLTIKAFVAKVVALTAGLGSGIPVGKEGPFVHIASICAAVLSKFMSVFCGVYEQPYYYTDILTVGCAVGVGCCFGTPLGGVLFSIEVTSTYFAVRNYWRGFFAATFSAFVFRVLAVWNKDAITITALFRTNFRMDFPFDLQELPAFAVIGCVVATGEGTSMHGRRVGTGQVGIGQVGERAGGDRAGSDRAGGGQGRYLPAFACLQWLGGRGPALGPGSTLCLAPRICCGFLGAVFVYLHRQVMLGVRKNKILSQFLAKHRLLYPGIVTLVIASFTFPPGIGQFMAGELMPREAISTLFDNNTWVKHTGDPESLGQSAVWIHPRVNVVIIILLFFIMKFWMSIVATTMPIPCGGFMPVFVLGAAFGRLVGELMAMLFPEGILFDDVVYKILPGGYAVIGAAALTGAVSHTVSTAVICFELTGQIAHILPMMVAVILANMVAQSLQPSLYDSIIQVKKLPYLPDLGWNQLSKFTIFVEDIMVRDVKFVSASCTYGELQNLLQTTTVKTLPLVDSKESMILLGSVERSELQALLQRHLSAERRLRAAQDMARKLSELPYDGKAALGGRPASFAFVDEDEDEDLPGRTESPPPPTFPVAPLYAEEPNGPLPSHKQQPEDSEPAERRPSIFRSLLRCLLGRTHPAKKKAIQDSADLVDNMSPEEVAAWEQEQLGQPVCFDCCCIDQSPFQLVEQTTLHKTHTLFSLLGLHLAYVTSMGKLRGVLALEELQKAIKGHTKSGVQLRPPLASFRNTTSIQKTAGGPPPPPEGWSLPDSGPGVLGATNPLPPESPMPSPSPEAPPGPALRGEGELEELELEEGPGPEEGLTDILQGPSLRSTDVEDEDELTL, from the exons ATGGAGCAGCGGGGATCTCAGCGAGTGGGGAGCGAGCAGACCTGGTGGGGCAGTGCCCCCCAATACCAGTACATGCCCTTCGAGCACTGCACCAGCTACGGCCTGCCCTCTGAAAGTGGGGGCCTGCAGCACAGGCTCAGGAGGGACGCCAGCCCCCATCCCAACGCCCACCCCACGCAG ATCTATGGCCACCACAAAGGACATTTCTCAGAGAAGGAGCTGGACGTGGGGGGGCCTCAGTGGACAGGCTCCAGTACCACAGTGGACAGCAAGGACGAGGACCACTACTCCAAGTGCCAGG ATTGTTTCCACAGCCTGGGCCATGTCGTGAGAAGGAAGCTGGGGGAAGACTGGATTTTCCTGGTGCTGCTGGGCCTGCTCATGGCTCTGGTCAGCTGGAGCATGGACTATGTCAGCGCCAAAAGCCTGCAGG CCTACAAGTGGACCTACTACCAAATGCAGCCCAGCCTCCCTCTGCAGTTCCTGGCCTGGGTCACCTTCCCGCTGGTCCTCATCCTCTTCAGTGCCCtcttctgccatctcatctcccccCAGGCTGTTG GCTCTGGGATTCCTGAGATGAAGACCATTCTCCGCGGGGTCGTCCTGAAGGAGTACCTGACCATCAAGGCCTTTGTGGCCAAGGTGGTGGCACTGACCGCTGGGCTGGGCAGCGGCATCCCCGTGGGCAAAGAG GGCCCCTTTGTGCACATTGCCAGCATCTGTGCCGCTGTCCTCAGCAAGTTCATGTCCGTGTTCTGCGGGGTGTATGAG CAGCCGTACTATTACACAGACATCCTGACTGTCGGCTGTGCGGTAGGAGTCGGCTGTTGTTTTGGGACCCCACTTGGAG GGGTGCTGTTCAGCATCGAGGTCACCTCCACCTACTTTGCCGTGCGGAACTACTGGCGAGGGTTCTTTGCAGCCACCTTTAGCGCCTTTGTCTTCCGCGTGCTGGCCGTGTGGAACAAGGACGCCA TCACCATCACCGCGCTTTTCAGAACCAATTTCCGCATGGACTTCCCCTTCGACCTGCAGGAGCTCCCGGCCTTTGCCGTCATTGGGTGTGTGGTTGCTACTGGGGAGGGGACAAGTATGCATGGCAGGCGGGTGGGGACAGGCCAAGTGGGGATAGGGCAGGTGGGGGAAAGGGCAGGTGGGGACAGGGCAGGTAGTGACAGGGCAGGTGGGGGACAGGGCAGATATCTGCCAGCATTTGCTTGCCTGCAGTGGCTAGGTGGGAGGGGCCCTGCTCTGGGACCAGGCTCCACCCTGTGCCTTGCCCCTAGGATCTGCTGCGGGTTCCTGGGAGCCGTGTTCGTGTACCTGCACCGCCAGGTCATGCTTGGGGTCCGCAAGAACAAGATCCTGAGCCAGTTTCTGGCCAAGCA CCGCCTGCTGTACCCTGGGATCGTCACCCTTGTCATCGCCTCGTTCACTTTTCCCCCAGGCATTGGCCAGTTCATGGCTGGAGAG CTGATGCCTCGGGAAGCCATCAGTACCCTGTTTGACAACAATACGTGGGTCAAGCACACTGGGGATCCAGAGAGCCTGGGCCAGTCTGCGGTGTGGATCCACCCGAGGGTCAACGTGGTTATCATCATCCTCCTCTTCTTCATCATGAAG TTCTGGATGTCCATCGTGGCAACCACGATGCCCATACCCTGTGGAGGCTTCATGCCTGTGTTTGTGCTGG GAGCTGCCTTTGGAAGGCTGGTAGGGGAGTTGATGGCCATGCTGTTTCCTGAGGGCATCTTATTTGATGACGTCGTCTACAAGATCCTTCCTGGGGGCTATGCAGTGATTG GGGCAGCCGCGCTGACAGGTGCTGTGTCCCACACCGTCTCCACGGCTGTGATCTGCTTTGAACTGACGGGTCAGATTGCTCACATCCTGCCCATGATGGTGGCCGTTATCTTGGCCAACATGGTGGCACAGAGCCTGCAGCCGTCCCTCTACGACAGCATCATCCAGGTCAAGAAGCTGCCCTACCTGCCAGACCTGGGTTGGAACCAGCTCAG CAAATTTACAATCTTTGTTGAGGACATCATGGTGCGTGACGTGAAGTTTGTTTCAGCTTCTTGTACTTACGGCGAGTTACAAAACCTGCTCCAGACAACCACAGTTAAGACTTTACCACTGGTTGACTCAAAAG AGTCCATGATCCTGCTGGGCTCTGTGGAGCGGTCAGAGCTGCAGGCCCTGCTGCAGCGGCACCTGAGCGCTGAGCGGCGTCTTCGGGCTGCCCAGGACATGGCCCGGAAGCTGTCGGAGCTGCCCTATGACGGGAAGGCCGCCCTGGGGGGGCGCCCCGCGTCTTTTGCCTTCGTGGATGAGGATGAAGACGAGGACCTGCCTGGGAGGACGGAA TCACCGCCTCCTCCCACCTTCCCTGTGGCCCCGCTGTATGCTGAGGAGCCCAACGGGCCCCTGCCCAGCCACAAACAGCAGCCAGAGGACTCAGAGCCTGCAG aGAGAAGGCCGTCCATCTTCCGATCCTTGCTGCGCTGCCTGCTGGGCCGCACCCACCCTGCCAAGAAGAAGGCCATCCAG GACTCAGCAGACTTGGTGGATAACATGTCCCCTGAAGAG GTGGCAGCCTGGGAGCAGGAGCAGCTGGGCCAGCCTGTGTGCTTCGACTGCTGCTGCATCGACCAGTCCCCGTTCCAGCTGGTGGAGCAGACTACCTTGCACAAG ACCCACACGCTCTTCTCGCTCCTGGGCCTGCACCTCGCCTACGTGACCAGCATGGGCAAGCTCCGGGGCGTGCTGGCATTGGAGGAG CTCCAGAAGGCCATCAAGGGCCACACCAAGTCTGGGGTGCAGCTTCGCCCCCCTCTTGCCAGCTTCCGGAACACAACCTCAATTCAAAAGACAGCCGGAGGGCCGCCCCCACCTCCAGAGGGCTGGAGCCTGCCTGATAGCGGACCTGGTGTCCTCGGGGCCACGAATCCTCTCCCCCCAGAGTCGCCCATGCCTTCGCCCTCCCCAGAGGCCCCTCCCGGCCCTGCCCTGAGAGGTGAGGGGGAGCTGGAGGAGCTGGAGCTGGAGGAGGGCCCGGGGCCCGAGGAGGGGCTGACCGACATCCTGCAGGGGCCCAGCCTGCGATCTACGGACGTGGAGGATGAAGATGAGCTGACACTCTGA